AAAGGCCTTGCTACAACAACAAACCTGATATTCTTCAAGGTACCAGAGAGAGCCTGGGGATTTGGGAGATGTGGGGAAGacccagaggaaggaggaaatggccCAGAAAAGAGGCTATAGTGGTCATAGCCAACAGGACTACTTGCTGGGGCTGTTGGCAGGGAACTCTAAAACTTTGCGGGCACCAGGGAACAAGGCCTTGCAGAGTAGAAAGGGCTAGTTGGATTAGTCGTGGGAAGGGGCGCCTCTGGCCCCAGGAGGAGGTCAGGGGAGAAGGTGCCCCCCACCCTCACTCCAGCTCTAAGAGCTGAAGACTACATACCGTCTTTGCAGCACCAGGACTGAGGTGGAACCATGAAGTGCCTGCTCATCCCCCTGGCCCTGTGGCTAGGCATGGTGGGCATCCACGGGACAGAGCCGGAGCTCAGCGAGACACAGCGCAGGGGCCTGCAGGTGGCCCTGGAGGAGTTCCACAAACACCCACCTGTGCAGTGGGCCTTCCAGGAGACCAGTGTGGACAGCGCTGAGGAAACGGTTAGTACTGTGGCTGGCAGGGAACGGAGGGCTGAAGCCCTGGACACCAGCAATATCCAGAAAGCTTTCCTGGGAAAGGCCACCAGTCAGACGTCCTCCTAGCCTGTGCCAGTTCTAAGTTACGGTGTTTGGGGGAGGAGAATGACACCCAGGAATTACCTGCTGGCCTTCTTGTCTATCTGTAGATCTTCTCGGCGGGCACCTTTGTGAGGTTGGAATTTAAGCTCCAGCAAACCAGCTGCCTTAAGAAGGACTGGAAAAAACCCGAGtgcaaaatcaaaccaaatggGGTGAGTGAAGGGGCTCTTTTGATGGGACAGGCTGCCTGGGTATGAACTGGAGCCCCGAGAAGCTATGCTCCTCACTGGGGGCTGTCTACAAGGAAGAGGGAAATCTCtccatctgggggggggggcacttgtCTGACTCTTCTAAGAGCTTCTCTATGGAGCTTATCCTGTGCACCAACCAGGCTACAGCCAGTTCATCACAGGGGTTCAGTCATCAGCCACCCTGCGGGTGACACTGCTACTATGGAGTTACCTCTGAGCAGAAGGTGCAGCACTTTGGGTTACGGTTCTTGCTTTCTAACAGCTTTGTGGGGTCACTGAAGGTCTTGGTTCCCTTCATCAGTTAAGGCAAGGGACTGGGTTATATTGGTGCTTTACAGGGCCTTTTATTCATATCAAATCTTAAGGTGGAAACATAAATATGAGGACAAGGTGGTAAAGGCCCTTGCTggacaagcatgaagacctaagcttggatccccagcacccatatgagaACAGTCGGGCACGGCTCTACACGCCTCTAACTCCTGAACAGTAGTGGGCAGAGACACGAGGATACTCAAGGCTTGTTGGCTACCAgcctaactccaggttcagtgagagattttgTCCCAAGGGAATAATAAAGCAGAGTGATATAGGACACCCAAATGCCCTTGCctgacataacacacacacacacacacacacacaccagagggaaacagagacagacaccatCTGGAGAAGATTCTTGCCTATATACGTGTTTGCACATTCACACAGGCACTTGTGAATACACCCATGCAGTGTACTGCATATGAGCAGTTCACACACGCATGTTCATACAGGAGTGATCTCTGCACAGGTACTGCAGTCTGCAGGCAAGGCAGGGTAGCATATACTTGAAATTCCAGCATTGGGGAAATTAAAGCAGGTGGACCACaagttctagatcagcctgggctatttcTTAAAGTAGTATCCAAGTGTCCAAAGACAAGAACTTGTAAGAATCTCCCATCCCAGGGTAAGCAGCATGTCTATCTGGCTTGCACATCCCCCTGCTCCTTGGATTAGTTAtatctctgctgctgtgatgaaacaccatgaccaaaaccaactatAGTAGGAAAGGTTTGTcttctggttccagagggataaaagtccatcatggcagggagacaTGGCTACCAGCAGGCATGGAAGCCAGAgcaagaagctgagagctcacattctcaaaagcaagcaggaagcagaaagagtgaatTGGGAGTGGTATAaggctttaaactctcaaagcctgtcccagtgatatacttcctccatcaaagtcAAAGCTAAACCTTCctccaactggagaccaagtattcaaatccaTCCACTCTAGGATGCCAAGCAGGCCAGTCCCCACCCTGACACTCAGGCTGCCCTcactcctttttccttctctcatacTCTCCTCCCCAGAGAAAGCGGAAATGTCTGGCCTGCATCAAACTGGACACCACGGGTAAAGTTCTGGGCCGGATGGTCCACTGTCCAACAATGAGGCAAGGGCCTCAGGTAAGAAGGGTCAGAGGCTAGGGTGAGGGCTGGAGACAAACCACATGAGGGTCTGTGTGATAAGAACTGGAAGTGGGAAAGGAGAGTGGGGCAGGGGGTGGCTGAGACCTTCCC
The window above is part of the Microtus ochrogaster isolate Prairie Vole_2 unplaced genomic scaffold, MicOch1.0 UNK18, whole genome shotgun sequence genome. Proteins encoded here:
- the Rarres2 gene encoding retinoic acid receptor responder protein 2; its protein translation is MKCLLIPLALWLGMVGIHGTEPELSETQRRGLQVALEEFHKHPPVQWAFQETSVDSAEETIFSAGTFVRLEFKLQQTSCLKKDWKKPECKIKPNGRKRKCLACIKLDTTGKVLGRMVHCPTMRQGPQESQESQCSKVAQSGEDPRSNHFFPGQFAFSRALKPK